The genomic window GGCTTCGATGGTGATGGCAACCCGGTGGACTTTGAAGCGACCGGCTGGTTCGCCAGGATCCTGCAGCACGAGTACGACCATCTGGACGGCAAGCTGTACGTCAACCGGCTGGTGGACAGGTACTCAAAGAAGGCCCTCAAGCAAGCGAAGAAGCACGGCTGGGGCGTTCCGGGATTGACCTGGATGCCTGGCGTCGATCCCGACCCCTTCGGACACTAAGCCATGGCTTCAACAACGCACGCTGAGCTGTTCGAACTCCTGGACATTACCGGCGAAGACGCCGAAGAATGCACTGCCCTGTTGGCAACCCAGCCCAGTGAAGCGGTGCTGTTCGCCGTGGCCGCCATGGAAGAACGGCTTGGCACCTTCCCGCTGGACAGCATCAAGGCCGATAACGCCAGTGAGACAGTTTGGATCGAAGCCCTGCTCCGCTTCTCCCCCACTGTCCACGCTTATCATCTGGGCCTGGGTATCAGTCCGGAGGTATCGGCAGCGTCATTGGCCGACGTAGGACTGCAACTGCGGATTAACCGCCGCGTCCACGGCCATTTCGGCCTCGACACGTGGGCCTGGCTGACTCTGCACATGGCCGGGAATCTGTTCAGGCTTGGACGGCTGCAGTTCCATTTGGTCCGCAGTTCGGAGGAACCAAACCACTCGGGCGCGCCTACGGCGGATCAAGGCTGGGTGCTCGGCGTGCACATCCCCGAGGACGGCGGACTCTCCCCCGCACTGGTGGATGCAAGCCTTGCCGAGGCAAAATTATTCTTCCCCAGGTACTTCCCTGATAAACCTGCATCAGCAGCAACGTGTGATTCCTGGATGCTGGATCCTTACCTTGCCGAGCGACTCCCGGGCAGCAACATTGCCTCCTTCGCGCGGCGCTTCACGGTGGACCGGTGCTCTGATGCCCCCACCGACGCCGTCTATTTCACCTTCCGGCAGCGCGGAATCCAGGACTTGGACAAGCTCCCCAGGGACACCTCACTTCAGCGGGTGGTCCTTGAAAGAATCGACGACGGCGGCACCTGGCAGTTGGGGCACGGTCACCTCGAGCTGTAGATCGTCTGTTGACCCGGGCAGGAGGAGAGAACGCCTTTCATGGCGTCCTTCTCAGCCTGGGTCACCCAGAGCTTATAAGCGGTCTTCACGGAAATTTGCCGGGCTACATAGTGGCAGCGGAAGTTCTTGTTCGCCGGCAGCCAGGTCGCGGCGTCGCCTGCGCCCTTCTTGACGTTCGCCGGCCCGTCCGCCGCAATCAGGTTCAAAGGATCATTGGCCAATATCCGGCGCTGCTGCAGGGTCAGCTGCTGTGCACCTTTTTGCCAGGCGTCAGCCAGCGCAACCACATGGTCTATTTGGACGGACGAACTGGTGTCCTGTCCTCGTCGGAAAGTAACCTGTGCGCCGGTGTAGGGTTCGTGGAACGTGCCGGCGGCCACCTTGCAGGAAGATCCCTCGGTGAACTCGACCGCAGAGAGATCACGCCGCAGGATGTCGTTCCTGGTATCGCATCCATTCCTGTCGGCATCGGCCCAGGCCTGTCCGAAAGCTGCCCGATCGTAGTTGGACTGGGGAGCCCGGCCCTTGACCGGAAGTCGATCCAAGGCCTCAGCGGCGTCCCCTGCAGCCACCGGTGCGGCTCCTTGCACGGGCTTCATCCAGAGGGGGTTGTAGACGGGAGCTTCACTGGGTCCCGCCAGCGACGGACTTGCGGCGTCAAATTGGCCCGTGCTGAAGAACCAGGAGAGTCCGCCCACGACGGTGACGGCAGACAGCGCAAGGATTGTCCATGCTTGCCGGGATCTGCGGCGGGCGCGCTTGTAGGCGGACCAGGTGATACTCAAGGGACTCCATCCAGTGGGGGCAGGCAGGTCCTACGAGCGTAGGACAAGGCCCCGACAGAAAGAGCCGGTTCCACAGTGTGTAGGAGAAGTCACACCGTGAGGGCTGAATTCCGGGTTTATTGCTCGCGCATCACGCGCTGCAAATCCTCTGTTGCTACAGCGAGGAGTCCGCGCAGTTGCTCAACCCGTTGGTCCGGGACGTCACCGGAGGCATTGGCTGCGACAGCCTGATCCAGGAGTTTTTGGGCTTGTTTGTGATTGGCGCGGGCCACATCAAGCGCATGTTCCAGTGTGGTTTCGTGCTCCAGAGTCGATTCGTTTTCCATGAACCCATTTTGGTCAGGTTTCCCGGCCGATGCCAGTGACACAGCCGGGAAACCCGTGAATACTTCCGGAGTGCCTAGGCGCCGGCCGCTTCGAGAACCGCGATCGGAGCCACAACGTCGCGCGCCGGGAACGACGGCGGGTTGACGCCTGCCATCTCCTCCATGACGCGGACTACCTGGCAGGAGTACCCGAACTCGTTGTCGTACCAAACGTAGAGAACGAGGTTCTTGTCGTTGGAGATCGTGGCGAGTCCGTCGACAATGCCGGCGCGGCGTGATCCGACGAAGTCCGTGGAGACAACATCGGGAGAATCGATGTAGTCGATCTGCTTACGCAGATCCGAATGCAGGGACATCTCGCGGAGGAAGTCGTTGACCTCATCGCGCGTGGTGCCCTTTTCAAGGTTCAGGTTCAGGATGGCCATGGAGACATCCGGCGTGGGAACGCGGATGGCATTGCCGGTCAGCTTGCCCTGAAGTTCCGGGAGAGCCTTGGCGACGGCCTTGGCAGCACCGGTTTCGGTGATGACCATGTTCAGCGCAGCGGAACGTCCACGGCGATCGCCCTTGTGGAAGTTGTCGATCAGGTTCTGGTCATTGGTGAACGAGTGCACGGTTTCGACGTGTCCGTGGATGATGCCGAACTTATCGTTGATGGCCTTCAGCACCGGGGTGATGGCGTTGGTGGTGCAGGAAGCAGCGGTGACGATCTTGTCGTCGTCCGCGATATCCCGGTGGTTGATGCCGTGGACAATGTTCTTCAGCTCGCCCTTGCCCGGTGCGGTGAGCAGGACGCGGGCAGCACCCTTGCTTTGCAGGTGCTGGGACAGGCCCTCAGCGTCACGCCAGCGGCCCGTGTTGTCCACCACCAGGGCGTCCTTGATGCCGTAGGCCGTGTAGTCAACCGTGGCGGGGTTGTCCGAGTAGATGACCTGGACCTGCACGCCGTTGGCGGTGATGGTGTTGGCTTCCTCGTCAACGCGGATGGTGCCC from Arthrobacter sp. StoSoilB20 includes these protein-coding regions:
- a CDS encoding acyltransferase domain-containing protein gives rise to the protein MASTTHAELFELLDITGEDAEECTALLATQPSEAVLFAVAAMEERLGTFPLDSIKADNASETVWIEALLRFSPTVHAYHLGLGISPEVSAASLADVGLQLRINRRVHGHFGLDTWAWLTLHMAGNLFRLGRLQFHLVRSSEEPNHSGAPTADQGWVLGVHIPEDGGLSPALVDASLAEAKLFFPRYFPDKPASAATCDSWMLDPYLAERLPGSNIASFARRFTVDRCSDAPTDAVYFTFRQRGIQDLDKLPRDTSLQRVVLERIDDGGTWQLGHGHLEL
- a CDS encoding HNH endonuclease family protein; the encoded protein is MSITWSAYKRARRRSRQAWTILALSAVTVVGGLSWFFSTGQFDAASPSLAGPSEAPVYNPLWMKPVQGAAPVAAGDAAEALDRLPVKGRAPQSNYDRAAFGQAWADADRNGCDTRNDILRRDLSAVEFTEGSSCKVAAGTFHEPYTGAQVTFRRGQDTSSSVQIDHVVALADAWQKGAQQLTLQQRRILANDPLNLIAADGPANVKKGAGDAATWLPANKNFRCHYVARQISVKTAYKLWVTQAEKDAMKGVLSSCPGQQTIYSSR
- a CDS encoding glyceraldehyde-3-phosphate dehydrogenase; translation: MGREALAEAMIPVIGRLYRENNVVTSIHGRSLINKSTMNILKAHRFARRMSNHELLLEETAPLLNALSELELGAAAIDIARLTEKFRAEGNGASLDEYLRAELAEIVGKRGADDRTSTDVVLYGFGRIGRLLARILIEKAGGGHGLRLRAIVVRKGAENDLVKRASLLRRDSVHGSFEGTIRVDEEANTITANGVQVQVIYSDNPATVDYTAYGIKDALVVDNTGRWRDAEGLSQHLQSKGAARVLLTAPGKGELKNIVHGINHRDIADDDKIVTAASCTTNAITPVLKAINDKFGIIHGHVETVHSFTNDQNLIDNFHKGDRRGRSAALNMVITETGAAKAVAKALPELQGKLTGNAIRVPTPDVSMAILNLNLEKGTTRDEVNDFLREMSLHSDLRKQIDYIDSPDVVSTDFVGSRRAGIVDGLATISNDKNLVLYVWYDNEFGYSCQVVRVMEEMAGVNPPSFPARDVVAPIAVLEAAGA